DNA from Nymphaea colorata isolate Beijing-Zhang1983 chromosome 4, ASM883128v2, whole genome shotgun sequence:
AGAAGATATCCCAAACTGcgtttaaaaattaaaggagGATCTCTCGGACAAAACATGGAGATATCATTTGGGAGGAAGCCCTAAAGAGAAATTGTTTTGGCTTCTAATGCCTTGAGTAGGGCCATGGGATAAGGTGGGACATAAGTAGGACTACTTAAAATATCATATCAAATTGTAGAACGTTCTCTCGGCAACTTAGCATATCGATTCCATCAAAACTAGGCTTTTTACCATATTAACCAGGtcgattcctttttttttttactacaaaGAATCCAATGCGAAACCTTTTCTCTTTGTACTTATTTGATTCAGATTTATCCCTCGAATTGAAGCTAGGAATACCCCTTAATTTGGCAATAGGTTTTTTGTGATTCATATTATCAAAAGTTTAATAAAAttgtgcagtttttttttttttttgctatagaTCAAAGTTTTACTtcaagaaaattcatttttgttttacttgaaGAAAATTTACAATTCATGAATCGAACCTGAGTCGCATCAAGGTCCCGCCTCGTCCTCCAAGTCTGAGACAACAGGATGTTGACCTGGTCAAGCATCCGACTCCCTCTCTCGTGAGCCGTCAACCTCACCAACAGGAACGCTACATATGGAGAACGGACGACGAAAAAAAACGAGGGAAAGAATGAGACCAAAGGCGGTTGGGCATTCTCCTCCTCCATGGACGCGTTGAGAAGAAGTGAAGTGGGGAGGCGTCCTTTCTCTCAGAGGCTGCTGCAGGCtgagtccctctctctcttcgcAGAGGCCGTCCATCTGGTGTTCTCCCGATGGACCGCCCTGCGCTTCGCTGTCCACAACGATGGGGTGGTGGCAACTCCCGCCAGAAATCTGACCAATTGGTCCAATACCTCGTCTCCTGGTTTGTTTCCTCAAATGGTAAATATGTTCTTCCTTCTCTCTACATGCGAATGCCTATTCCTGTTTTTTTCTGCTTGGTTGCTGGCGTGATTATGTTGTGTGACTACCTCTTTCCTATCTCATTTTTCTCCTTCGTATGTTCGTGAAtgattttttgttggtttgGGGAAGTTGACGATAATGATGTGATTGATTTTTGGTTTATGTGTTGGAGATAGCTCAGTTGATGATGCATTGTCACGGTCCctcttctttttaatatttggaTACGTATGTTGTACCTAATCTGGTGTGTGATGTTCAAAGCATCTGAAGAAGCATTTGAAGTATTTGGTGAGATATGAATGGGCTCATAATCTGGGAGTCTTTTTCTGTGCATCACAGAGATATATTTGAAGATCCGGAGCCTATTTCTTCATCAGATCAACTTATTTATTGAATTATGCTTGTTTTGTCAAGATTCCGATCACTTGCAATACTTGTGACTGTATCATGCCACTTTCTTCCATCATTAATAATATTCAAGCGTACTTccgaagatatatatatatatatatatatatatatatatatatatatatatatatatatatatatatatatatatatatatatatatatattcaaaggATAAGCAAAACGGTAGAAGAACGTACCCTTTCTGGAGTGAAGAAAAACCAAGGAGGTGAGTGCGTCAAGTTCTTCGCATATGATCTATAAAGGCAAAATTTTCTTACTTTTGATCTTCTCAAGGCATCGGTCTGGAAGACCTTTAAGGAAAAAATGACAAGGGTGAGCCAACTACCAAGCTTAGCGGGGATGACAACATGGGACAGAGGGTCGTTTTTTTTACTCATGCATAGAAATTTTAAGAACGAATTACTGCTAGGGTAATCTGAAACAGGCCGAAAGCCTAAAAGAAGTATAATTTGAGTTGAATTACCGTGAACATGTTTGTTTGTATAGGATCCAAGAATTTGCTAATCTTGAAGCCCTTagactttttctattttcattatcttttgATGCATTTAAATGAAAGTATGAATTAAAGTACAATAATGCATGAATTGGACATTTTGGCTGCAAAACAAGCAGCTCAGACTTTGTTTTGTCTGGAAGGTTGAGTACTCCGAAAGGGACCAACCCTCTTCCTGTTTACAATGTTGCTTTATCCAACTTGAGAAATGACTTCACATCTTTGGATTAAATTAGAAACTTTTCCCATATGAGATGCCCAATTCATTCATCTGGTTGGTCAGACCTAGATTTTGAGCTAAGCAGATATGTATTGATTTCATTTGCTTGATACCAGGACGCCAGAGAGAATATGaacattttgttttctcttcgttTTCAGCTCCCATTCATATGCACGAGTTGGAAATGGTTCTTGATGAGAAGACAGTGCTTTGTTTCAATACAGAAATTGAAGATGGTAGTGTTGAGGAGGTATGGATATTCTGAAGCATTTCCTTCTGCAGGGTTAAACTTCTCTGGATTATTCTCTACTACAAAGCTCTTATGTGGCTGTCTTATTCTTTCTAATTAAAGTTTCATAGTTACTATGACTGTTGTGTGTGTGGTtgccttgaaaagtctcatctaTGTGCATCCAACTGTCCTCATTGGTTATTTGGTTATGACTTATGATGTTGCAGGTGGTGGAACAATTAATGATTGTACGTGAAGATTGTCTTGAAGGGAATTATGACTCGGTGTCTAAGCTGACGGACCTTTGCATGGAATGGCAGCAAATTTTTCAAAGCAAAGAGGTAAGTTTTTTCAACTCATTGGTTATGGAAATgattcccttctctctctctctctctctctatatatatatatatatatatatatatatatatatatataaaatcttttaTGGAAGTCATGAGGTTGAAATAGGGAACACATTTGTAATTTAAGTGGCTTGTTACAGTCAAAGAAGTCCATCTATTAATGGTTTTGCTTAGGATGTGTCGTCACACCAAGACTTTGTCAGGCTCTTGCGGGTATTAGTTGAAGGTGAGACAGCTGCTTTTAGGATTGGAGAAGTTAGACAAGTTGATCATATGTTCTGACTGAACTGCATCACAATCAGCTTGGTACAAACACATTGGCCTAGGAAATGCATGAACAGAAAGAACGCTTGTTTTACTAGAGGTTCTTCTATCTCGAACAATTAACATGAATTGACCTCGAAGGTGTGAGCTGTCTTTTTGTGCTTCCATTAAACAAGCACGTCTGTCTGATTTAAGCCAATAAATCAGTGGTACCTTCTTGGTAAGAGGGAAAGTTTTTTGTGTATGTTAACATAGTAAAGATCAGTAGAAGGAACTCCATTCAGTTAGTCTCAAATGCTATCTGTTCTTTGCTGGATCTTTGATTCTAAGTTTTGGATTGTCATATTTTCTGGGCTCAATTTAACATCATCTTAGGTAAGTGCATCACATTTTCAATTGAGTGATGCCTCTTGGAGCTGTTGTCTGATTGTAAGATAAGCAGGCTTTTATAGGGAAGGAGCATATTAGCTGCCCATTAGGTCCAACTTCCGACTCATCTTTGAATACATCTCCCATGAGCTTTGTTGCATCAAGTGAGATAGAATATACCCAACTGTTGCATTACTTAGGAAAGAAAAGTGGTTTAAATATTTCGTGGCCTGGGTTCCGTTTGAACTGTAGTAGCTGAACATTAGCTGCTGGCTGATTTAATCATTAAAGTATGTAATGGTAATTGGCAAGTATCTGGTGTTCAACTCACTTTCTCACCTTCTTTGTGCTTATAGTTTTGACACATGATCTCCTTGTGCCAGTTGTTTGACAGGAATGCTGATGGAAGTTCTGACGAGGAATATGAGCCGGCAGTAGATGAGGAATTGGATCCGCTGCAAGATGGGCCAGGAGATGTTGATAAATGGCCTGTTATTTCCGCAAGGTTAGGGCATTTGCCTGATTGCGGTCTTCAAAGCACGCACCATGCTTTGATGGAGGATAGTTGTCTTCTCCATCAAGTCAACATGAGTATATTTCTGCCCAATGAACGTTAATGGAGaaatatatgaatatgataAAAGCGAAAGTGAATTTGGCCGAATTCATGGCCTCAACTATAGTGCACGTGATTAGCGTAGTTTCACCAAACGAGAGGATCGCGTGTCGCATTTTCTCTTCTTGTCTGTCGCGTCTTTTCGCAGTTTTCGAAGGGACCAGCTTtcaccggaatcattgggttaAGGCGCATCCATCTGGTCTCGGAAGGAATTTGGGTTGAATTTCCTGCAGTTTTTGGGAAGTTCATCTTTCTCCTCCGTTTCTTTGGAATCGCAGGTGCTTGTTCTGAAATTTCCTACTTATTCGTTAGGTGATTGTTGGATTAACGCGGGAAACTGGAAGCACAAGACCATGAGGTTTTGGTGGCCATTCGTTCTTCCTATCTTGTGTTTGATGCAGTTTTTCATGCGACTTGGAGAGAATTCGAAAAGACCTCAGATTCGAATCGGGTAACCATATCTTCATTTTCAGATGTTcacatgtttggatttgaaatagGATgacatatatttgaatttgaattaggatttgaatatgaacaaagaaaagctatgaatctgaattttatattcatatctgaatctcaATCTGGcgtattttcaaaatgtaagaatatTCGTTATTGTTATCTAacactaaatctgaatctgaatccaaattcaatgggatatttatgtatgtcaGAATCTGGTCAGAtatcatttattaaatttaaattctaTCAGATCGcttaatcagatattattttttttttatgtctaaTTTTTCAATggatatcatattcaaattgaatataagCATCCCTGTCAGACTAGGGGTTTAGATTTGCACCTTTTCAGCTCCGGATAATATGAGGAAAATGGAGTGAAATTCCTGAACTTTGTCGTCTATAATTGACGTTTGTAATTGAAGGAGACCATGTTCTGGCTTTGGGATCTAAAATCTCAATCTTATGCGCTCTTATACCGTTTTTGGGATCTAACATGTAACCATTTAAAATTTGTACATTTTGAATGCACGTGATTCAACTTTGCACTTACCGATGTAAAAAGTTGGAATGCGATGTAACAAAGCACAGCACAGTGTATTTCagaagtaaaattttcattttttttttctcgagaAACGTGATCATGATCCTAGAAGGTAGTTATAGTGTCTTCAATCAGTTTATTTGGATGCATGAGAAGGACCTTCTAGtctataaaatttcaaaaactttacaccactgataaattttatcCCTATATGAATGAAAGAGGAATTTGCTAGAAGCACAAAAAGGTTGGTCAATAAATGCAAAGTGTCTTGCGCGATTGTATTGCTTCTGATCCATTCTTCCATCATTTATAGGGTAATTCACGTCTAAAATTCCATACCGAGGGAGGGGTTCTTCAGAGCTGTTCTTCGCTCCAATTGCAGTTTTCCACCAGCaatggcatctctctctctctctcacactcacacacacacacagagacacacaTACATGCTTTGCTTGTGGCTTGCCTGTCCATCTCCTCCGGCGCCTGCTGATGCCATATGACAAGAACCAGGAGGAGGAGAACCCGTGCCAAGGGCAGTACCAGACAATGTGATTCCCGAACAACGATCAGAGTACTTGGCGCACCCGGAGACAGGAGTATTCGGACCACCACTGGAGGGGAGCCAGGGAATTATGCCTCCCGGCAACCTCAGCACCGGTGCCGAGTGACTGAGCTACTCTCCAATCTCCCCCGGTAAGCAGGCTCCCTGCGGTGGTGAAGTTAGAAAAATTTCTACAGTTACACTCAATTCACAAATTTCTGTATATAACAAAGCACATATTTTACGATGTTAATGTGataatacaaaaaaacattGAGGTGCTGGAATGGGCCAGCCCATTTGTGCCTCCGCCTTCGCTTTGTTATATTTGCAACACTTGAATCATACACTCTTTTGAAATAATTCAACACGTTAGGTACGTTCTTAGATTCTTTGTAAAAGGTAAAGAGTCATTGCTAAATTGATAGAAATAATGATCTCATGAGGTTTCAAATTAGTAACGGAGAATAATTTGGGTGATCTTAATATTAATTAATGTCCAAAGGTTAGCTAAATATGGTGCGACGATCACCTATCGTCAGTCATTTCTCCAAATCTGAAACTCGAATGCTTTTTCCTTAGGGCATCGCCATTTTGTCGATCTGACTATATTACGATATAATGGATCATGAAGCAATACAAGGGTCCGGTTATCGCTTATCGGTGGCTATTTGCGAACTGTTAAAGGATATGCTCTTAGGCTTATAATTATCTGCATGTACATTAAACTCATGGTAAGTTTAATATGAAGTAATTTGAGTAATGGTCTAATGGATCCTCTCAACATATTTAAAAGAGATTTGATGGCGCTACCGGAGCTCAAGTTGTGTACATCATTgtataaactaataaaaagatGGCATGCATTATTTGCTTGACGATATGTTAAAGAAATGATTCAAAAAGTCGAATCAGAGAATAATTTTCAATGGAATCGAAGCAAGCTCAAGTGCTTGTATTGCAAGAAAACAGGTCATGTTCGAGAGAAATGATGGGTGCTTGTTGGCAAGCCCGTGAAAGAAAAAACACCGTCTTCACATGCTGATATTGCCAactttgttaccaaagatgATTTAGAGATATTCTTTCAGAAGTTCTCTAACACTAATCTTATCTCCTCTCATCCTATTGGTAAATCTATAGAAGGTAAGGATCATGGCCTCTTTGCTCATCCCAGTAATTCTGTTTCGGTAATTGATACCGGCACGACTGATCACATGACAAATGATTAATCAATATTGACAGATATTGATAAAGACAAGAAAAATTCTAATTTTTCGGCTGATGGGTCATATACTACTGTAGAGGGTACTGGTGAACtctctttctttgaaaatgGCCAGCCGGCTAACGTTCTGTATGTTCCCAAGCTCCCTACCAACTTGATATCTGTTCGTAAAATCACCAAAACTTCTAATTGTCTGGCTGTTTTTTCTCTCAATAATGTGATTTTTTAGGATTTGGAAACAAAGAGGGAGATTGGTAGAGGTCATGAGCACAATGAGCTGTATGTGATGGAGCCTTGTGGAGAAAATAATAGGGTATCAAAAATGGCATGCCAAACTTGCACACATATCTGACAAGAGCATAAAGATGCTAGTCCTGAACCTCATTGTAGATGGATGCTTGTGAATCGTCAACTCTTTGAATTGGTGGACTCTGATGTTTGGAGTCATATGTGGGATATGGGTACTATGTATCTTTCTTGGATGATAAAGCTTATATGTCATGGATATTctctttttgaaagaaaagtgaagttttttaattttttcaagaatATTATAACATGGTGTGCACTCAATGtggagggaaaattaaaaaagtgtGGTCTTAAAACGGTGGGGAGAATGTAAATCAAAATTGTGATGagtttatgaaaagaaaagggataCAACCTTAGCTTAGTGCTGGTAGCAAAATCAAGTcgtagaaaggaaaaatagaagcTCCTTACCATTGCCCTTTCTCTcataatttttatgaatgttCATCCATGTTTTTGGGCAGACGCTATTGGTATCATTTGTTATCTTGCTAATAGAATACCAAACTCAAGTATTGAAAATCGTATTCCTCTTGAGTTGCTTCTTTAGAGAGTTTTTTTCTATCTGGTGCATAAAGTTTTTCAGATGCAAGTGTTTTGCGCAAAGAcaagaaaattcagaaataaacttgaaaaacaagttttgaaatgcattttctttagatattcaaGCAGGAAAAAGGAGTACAAGTGTCTTGATCCAAGCTTGAAAAGGTTATTTGTAACTCATGATGTAAATTCTTTTGAGAATGAGCCTCACTAGGAGGTATCAATCCAGGGGCAGAATAAAGTTTCGCACCTAAATCGACCATTGATCCTGCTCTTCCTTTAGTTGATATATTTGAAAACTCCTCCAAATTACCAAAACCAAAAACGTCACCCACCAGTGATCTTGTTGTACCTAAAAATTAAAACCGAATAAATGGTCATCAATTACCCCAATCCAGAGGTCAACTTGTCCCTCCAACCCACCATCTAAGATATTAGTGACTTCTATACCTACCTATCAACCCAATACAACCATTCCATAGATAATTTTTTTACTCTTGACACCATAACCAATCCACACATGTCCTATATGTTGAACACTTATTCTCACCTTGAGCCTCAAACCTATAAAGAAGCTTTAGAAGCCCAAATTGACAAAAAACTATGAAAGAAGAGTTGCTAGCtttagaaaaaaatcaaacatgggattTGGTTTTGCTGCCAATAGAAAAAAGGTTGTCGGGTAGGTGACATGATAAAATACTGCACTAGTGATAAAATAGTTGAACAATACAAGGCTCGCTTGGTAGTTAAAGGTTTCACTCAAATAGAAGTAGTCGTCTACAATGAGACCTTTGCTCCATTCGCCAAGATGAACACCATACGGATCCTCCTCTTTGTAGCATCCAACAAAAATGCAAACTTGCTCGACTTGAcattaaaaatgttttccttcatGGAAAACTTAAAGAGGAAGTGTACATACAAGTTCCtctaaaagtgaaaaatgaaaaaagatatgTCTACAAGCTTAATAAGACCCTATAAGACCTACAACAATCTCCTAAGGCATGGTCTTCACGCTTAACTGAGGTCTTATTAATATTAGCTTTAGGTGAATCACTGCAAATTACACTATGTTTACTGCTACTCGATCTTCAAAGACAATCATTTTACTTTTGCAAGTAGATGATATTGTAGTGATAGGGAATGATGGAAAGTTCATAACATAAGTAAAGTCTTATGTCAACAAACTATATGAAATTTGCTAAAGTAAAGTCCTTTGAGGTATTTTTTGAGCATCGAAGTGGTGCATTCTGGACATGGAGGTTTTATATGCTAAAGAAAATACATCCTTGATCTCCTGAAGGAGGCATAGCAATTAGGTGCTCAGACCGTGGATGCCTTTCTTGAGATGAActggaaattaaagaaagataaGGGAGAAAAGATTGAAAATATTCAAAGCTACTCATGCAGTTAGTCTTAtaagtcagttcatgcataAACCACTGCCAAGTCATCTTGATTCCTCCCATAAGATCCTGAGGTACTTGAGAGGGATTCCAGGGAAAGGAATTTTGATGAAACATGACCACACAATGGAAGTGATTGGCATTGTGATGTCGACTGGGCTGGTAATCTAAATAGCAAAAACCCTACATCAAGCTACTGTGTTATTGTGGGAGGGAATTTGGTGACTTGAAAAGGTAAAAAACAGTTGGTTGTGGCCCGATCAAGTGTAGAGACAAAATATAGGGCTATGACTTCATGTACATGTGAGTTAATATGAGTTAAAACACTGCTAAAAGACATGAGCATTGAAATAAAGGAATATGTGAAGCTGATGTGTGACAATATGGTAGCTATATGCATAGGAGCTAATCCAATCTTTCAATGAGCAtaccaaacatattgaagttgattgtcatcTTATGAAACAAAATATTCAAGATGAAACTATTCAAACACCACATGTTAAAAGTGAGTTTTAATTGGTTGATATCCTTACAAGGTCGCTTGGTAGAGATCAACATACTTACATTCTCATATTGATATTTGCTCATCAACTTGAGGGAGATACTGTTTGTGCCGTCGAGATAATAATTGATCAACTGCCAAAATGACAATTCAGAGAATCAGCTATTTTTGAGAGGAGATAATAATTGATCGGTTTCATAATCTCCCGGCTCTTTGTGGGATTCACAAAAATCTATTAGATTTTGTGAAGCTACCTCTGCCTCAAGCTAGAGGCCTAGGTCGGACATGGATCCGATCATCTAGTTCTTGCACCAGTATTTTGCAAATCCCATTAGATCTGTACTCTCATGGATCCTGTGCAATTTGGAAGCCTAGTAGTGGGGGCAGGTAAGATGCGTCCTCTGTCCTTCCCATTCCAACtagggagaaaaaaaatgatcaaatgagaaaaaagaggaagataAGGAAATCAATCTTCAATTGCCATTGAACATTAAACAGAGCTTCCCGACAACTTGTTATGCTGCAGACATGGAAAACCATCAGATTGTAGtttgggggcatttttgtcattttacaaaaaaaattatttccactTTCACCCTTATAAGAAGGGGTTTTTTATGTAGCCTTCTAGGGCATTTTGGTAATTAATTTTCTGCTTCTAACATgcaaaaacatatatatgagcTCCCCAACTAATTCCTCTACCTGCCAATGGCGGCTAAGGTGATTTGaatatcaaattgaaaaatGGTACTAGCAGCAACTTGCAAATTAATTTAAGGGAAcagcatgaaaggaaaaatattagATTATCAGAAACTTTGTGGAATTAGGTGGAACCGAAAGCTAGAAGAAAGTCGATTAAACAAATTTTGGAAGTGGGGTTgggtttcataaaaacttgaaaaaatgaacTTGGTGGAAGCGTTTCAAATAAAGAGCATATTCGTTTTTGATAACTTAGaaaaatggtttaaaatttgCCTAtacatttaaatattttattcaaaGTGAAACAATTCTAAAAAATGGAACGCAAGAAATGAGATGCACTGGTGACATCCTCTCTCAAACTAGACAATTTTGATGATGTGTTTATTCACGTCTCACTTGAGTGTCTCAAACACACTCTAAAGATGCAGCTTAATTAAATTGTAGATATATCtcatctatattttttttccccaaaaacgaaTACAATAAAAACAGAGCAAATGATGGTCTTTGTCGTCTACCGTGATCAATGGTGCCACCATTCGTCTCTcccactttatatatatatatatatatatatataaaagaaattaaaaacaatgaCCCTGGCCATCCAAAATAACCCAGCTCACTCatccttcatgaaaaataattgaagagaaaaaaaaggaaaatatgatgAGTATCTTCATCATCCATAattagttcacacttttttttttaaattttttttctcaaaaatccATCTGGATGAATCTGATGGCTGTTATGAGTGAGCTGGTCAGTCATGATTTAAGTTGTCATATAATTTGTAAACactattttcatgtttttaagaGCATAttcctctttctctatctctctctcattttttgcGTTCTTAGTGACTACTTGCTCCGGCTACTTGCCACTCAATTTTATGGGGTAGGAACTCATATTACCTTGAAATGAGGTCCGCTTGTAAAATTGTAGATACAAAATGGGTTCTAAATGAAAGTATTCCTACCAGCGGGAAGAATTAGAAGGGCCGTTGACAAATATTTGGTGcaatcatcttcttctcctcagtcGACGGCTTCTTCTTGTCCGAGCTCTTCCATTTTATGCGTCCGTTTCCGCCACGCTCCTCCATCTTGTACGTGTCTGTGCTTCAGGCGGCGGTGCTCACTTGTGAAAGATATCGTGATCTTGAACCGGAGTCCCTTCGGTTGCTTTTGTTTTCCGCTGGACAATGCGTGATCTCCTAAGGGTCTCGGTTTTGCTGCTTCCCATTTGTTATTCGAATGGATTTGGTTGCTTTGTTGTTGCGAATTGCGATATCCTTTCTTTGGAACAAAGTGGTTTCGGAGTATATCGGGAAACCTGATCCTACctgcctcttcttcctcttcttctttcttttggcttgactgattttttttaacaaaattccGTATGGATGATTGGTAGGCCAGTTCTCCAAGtacttattcttcttttcttccaaaATCTGGGTAGTCATTGTTAAGAAACGGTTCTGCAACATTTACATTGCTTCTAGTCGATTGCGTTTGTACAAAATTTATGGCTACAACGCTGTCTACATCATTGAGTGGAACTGCATTTAATCTTCTCCGTTTCCAGGATTTGAAGTTCATCACCCGATTTGAGTAGACATAAGGTTATTCTGAGTCTGGTTATCTCTGCACTAGCTAAACAACGGAAGCCTTTAACAATTTTTGGGTTGCTGATGATGTTCATGTTCGTAGCTAACTTGCCTTAGTGTCTCTAAAGATATTGTATGTTTGTGCGTGCAAATATGCAGGGTAATATTTAGTTATGTACAGCAGGGGTATATAGATCTTTGAAGATAATCTTTCAAGCAGTTTCACAGTTTAAGGCTAACAATTCAAACTTTAGTTATCACCTGCTTTTGAGACAACCACAAATATATCCTAAGCCACAAAAGTGAAGCATTCGCTTCATACATGCtagaaattatatttttatggatgttgataaaaaaaatttgcaataaAACGTAAACCATTACAACCGCATAAGCATTCTTGGCATCAAGTTATGGAAGAATTTGTATTTTGCTTGAATTTCTGGATCTATATGGAAGGTTATGTTCTGGAGAGTTCCTAGAGTTTTTCATTGAAATGATTAGTTCTGCATTACATGAAGTACATAACTAGTTTTTAAGTTGCTTGATATGTTAAGGATATGAATATCTTTTAAGTTTTGAGTAATGATCGTTATGTTTAATAGCTTACCTCTTGCTTAAATGCCAAGCTGTTATCGTAATTGTC
Protein-coding regions in this window:
- the LOC126409985 gene encoding uncharacterized protein LOC126409985, yielding MDRPALRCPQRWGGGNSRQKSDQLVQYLVSWFVSSNAPIHMHELEMVLDEKTVLCFNTEIEDGSVEEVVEQLMIVREDCLEGNYDSVSKLTDLCMEWQQIFQSKELFDRNADGSSDEEYEPAVDEELDPLQDGPGDVDKWPVISARLGHLPDCGLQSTHHALMEDSCLLHQVNMSIFLPNER